A genomic segment from Aegilops tauschii subsp. strangulata cultivar AL8/78 chromosome 1, Aet v6.0, whole genome shotgun sequence encodes:
- the LOC109738083 gene encoding uncharacterized protein, protein MARLYHLTLLCVFLFLLLTGLVAADLSRGKKVTMTVRYPAEDSGEKITISAHLVGDGGVGDSHFHLDSDDYEPIVFAVKILVSAALEKVGDPQASLSKM, encoded by the exons ATGGCACGGCTCTACCACCTCACCCTCCTCTGCGTCTTCCTCTTCCTGCTCCTCACCGGCCTCGTGGCTGCTGATCTGTCCAGAGGGAAGAAGGTGACCATGACCGTGCGGTACCCGGCTGAAGACTCGGGGGAGAAGATCACGATCTCGGCGCACCTCGTCGGCGACGGCGGGGTCGGCGACAGCCACTTCCATCTCGACAGCGACGACTACGAGCC CATCGTTTTCGCCGTGAAAATCCTTGTCTCGGCGGCCCTGGAGAAGGTAGGAGATCCGCAGGCCTCTCTATCCAAG ATGTAG
- the LOC109738084 gene encoding uncharacterized protein has translation MARLYQLTHLSVFFFLLLTSLEAADLSGGRKVTMTVQFPPADSPPEEKITISTHYVREDGVGDSHIHLDCDDHEPQLGSAVKHLVTSLEKIRDEEAPLSEAYDMPTEWMQVLFHLVSGKIRRDLLYYRSIVTARSSFARANNHSVLAALSTSHY, from the exons ATGGCTCGGCTCTACCAACTGACCCACCTCTCCGTcttcttcttcctgctcctcaccAGTCTCGAGGCTGCCGATCTGTCCGGAGGGAGGAAGGTGACCATGACCGTCCAGTTCCCGCCTGCAGACTCGCCGCCGGAGGAGAAGATCACGATCTCAACGCACTACGTCCGCGAGGACGGGGTGGGCGACAGCCACATCCATCTCGACTGCGACGATCACGAGCC CCAGCTCGGTTCCGCCGTAAAACACCTTGTCACGAGCCTGGAGAAGATACGAGATGAGGAGGCGCCGCTATCCGAG GCCTACGATATGCCCACTGAGTGGATGCAGGTTCTCTTTCATTTGGTCTCAGGGAAAATCAGGCGCGATTTACTTTATTACCGTAGTATTGTCACTGCAAGGAGCTCCTTCGCTCGTGCCAACAATCACTCGGTGTTGGCAGCTCTATCCACCTCGCACTACTAG